In one Pseudomonadota bacterium genomic region, the following are encoded:
- the glgB gene encoding 1,4-alpha-glucan branching protein GlgB encodes MPSPTHPPHLSEDDIHALLDARHDDPFSKLGVHKTGSKSWLAALLPGAASVSATLGKKTVELADLGGGLFAGPVPTSKSRAVLKAENLDHGASFEDAYSFGPVLGDMDIHLISEGTHRRLWDALGAHVMEHEGVAGTHFAVWAPNAKRVSVVGDFCGWDGRRLPMRKLGSSGVWEIFVPGVGDGAFYKYEIAPAEGGFHSKSDPFGFGSQHPPETASVVRDITGYGWKDDAWMAGRPSKNERSAPISIYEVHLPSWRRADGKRPLSYKELATELVDYAKEMGFTHLEFLPVSEFPFDGSWGYQPIGLYAPTIRMGPPHEFRDLVEAAHGAGLGVILDWVPGHFPTDAHGLSMFDGSHLYEHSDPREGFHQDWNTAIFNYGRTEVKNYLTANALYWLKEYHVDGLRVDAVASMLYRDYSREAGQWIPNKDGGRENYEAIDFLKEMNTLAYGEVEGILTAAEESTAFGGVSAPVDAGGLGFGYKWNMGWMNDTLRYIEKDPIYRQYDHHLITFPLDWAYTENFILPISHDEVVHGKGSMIDKMPGNEWEKFANLRAYYGYMWGFPGKKLLFMGCEFGQWQEWNHDESLDWDALLGANQKGLQTLVKDLNRVYTSTPALHAQDCDPAGFTWLDNDPSQSLTAWARFGGGETCIVVCNFTPMERHGVRIAAPSKGHYSEILNTDASLYGGGDRGNGGGVHTQDIGQSGQDQSIEITVPPLSTLIFKLD; translated from the coding sequence GTGCCAAGCCCGACCCATCCCCCCCATTTGAGCGAGGACGACATTCACGCCCTGCTCGATGCACGCCACGACGACCCGTTTTCAAAGCTCGGCGTTCACAAGACCGGCTCGAAGAGTTGGCTCGCCGCACTCCTGCCGGGCGCTGCCTCCGTATCGGCCACGCTCGGCAAGAAGACGGTGGAACTCGCCGACCTCGGCGGCGGCCTTTTCGCTGGCCCCGTACCCACGTCGAAGTCGCGGGCGGTTCTGAAGGCTGAAAACCTCGACCATGGCGCTTCCTTCGAGGATGCCTACTCGTTCGGCCCCGTGCTGGGGGACATGGACATCCATCTCATTTCCGAGGGCACCCATCGCCGCCTATGGGACGCGCTCGGCGCCCATGTCATGGAGCATGAGGGCGTCGCGGGCACGCATTTCGCCGTCTGGGCGCCCAACGCAAAGCGCGTGTCGGTCGTCGGAGATTTTTGCGGCTGGGATGGCCGCCGCCTGCCCATGCGCAAGCTTGGCTCGTCCGGTGTCTGGGAGATCTTCGTCCCCGGCGTGGGCGACGGGGCCTTCTACAAATACGAGATCGCGCCAGCCGAGGGCGGCTTTCATTCGAAATCCGATCCGTTCGGCTTTGGGTCGCAGCATCCGCCGGAGACGGCGAGCGTGGTGCGCGACATCACGGGCTACGGCTGGAAAGACGACGCCTGGATGGCGGGCCGCCCGTCAAAGAACGAGCGCTCCGCCCCCATTTCGATCTACGAGGTGCATCTCCCGTCCTGGCGCCGCGCCGATGGCAAGCGCCCGCTCAGCTACAAGGAACTCGCCACCGAGCTCGTGGACTACGCCAAGGAGATGGGCTTCACCCATCTGGAATTCCTGCCGGTCTCCGAGTTCCCCTTCGACGGCAGCTGGGGCTACCAGCCGATCGGGCTCTACGCGCCCACGATCCGCATGGGCCCGCCGCACGAGTTCCGCGATCTCGTGGAAGCCGCGCATGGGGCCGGGCTTGGCGTCATTCTCGACTGGGTACCTGGGCACTTCCCCACCGACGCCCACGGGCTCTCCATGTTCGATGGCTCGCATCTCTACGAGCATTCCGACCCGCGCGAGGGCTTCCACCAGGACTGGAATACCGCGATCTTCAACTACGGGCGCACCGAGGTGAAAAACTACCTCACCGCCAACGCCCTTTACTGGCTCAAGGAATACCATGTCGACGGTCTCCGCGTGGATGCTGTGGCCTCGATGCTCTACCGCGACTATTCCCGCGAGGCGGGCCAGTGGATCCCCAACAAGGACGGCGGTCGCGAAAACTACGAGGCGATCGATTTCCTCAAGGAGATGAACACGCTGGCCTATGGCGAGGTCGAGGGCATCCTCACCGCGGCCGAAGAATCCACGGCCTTCGGTGGCGTCTCGGCCCCTGTGGATGCGGGCGGGCTCGGCTTCGGCTACAAGTGGAACATGGGCTGGATGAACGACACGCTGCGATACATCGAGAAAGACCCGATTTATCGCCAGTACGATCATCACCTGATCACCTTCCCGCTCGACTGGGCCTACACCGAGAACTTCATCCTGCCGATCAGCCACGACGAGGTCGTGCACGGCAAGGGCTCCATGATCGACAAGATGCCCGGCAACGAATGGGAGAAGTTCGCCAACCTGCGCGCCTATTACGGCTACATGTGGGGCTTCCCGGGCAAGAAGCTCCTCTTCATGGGCTGCGAGTTCGGCCAGTGGCAGGAATGGAACCACGATGAGAGCCTCGACTGGGACGCGCTCCTCGGCGCCAACCAGAAGGGCCTCCAGACGCTCGTGAAGGACCTCAACCGCGTCTACACCTCCACGCCTGCGCTTCACGCGCAGGACTGTGATCCCGCGGGCTTCACCTGGCTCGACAACGATCCATCGCAAAGCCTGACCGCCTGGGCGCGCTTCGGCGGCGGGGAGACCTGCATCGTTGTTTGCAACTTCACGCCCATGGAACGCCATGGCGTCCGCATCGCGGCCCCGTCGAAGGGGCATTACAGCGAAATCCTCAACACCGATGCCAGCCTCTATGGCGGCGGTGACCGGGGCAACGGCGGGGGCGTGCATACGCAAGATATCGGCCAGAGCGGCCAGGATCAGAGCATCGAGATCACGGTGCCGCCGCTCTCGACCCTCATCTTCAAACTGGACTAG
- a CDS encoding DUF4394 domain-containing protein, translating into MRHLLTSAALVASATAVQADGHAGIMGYALANDGQTLVTMGSIAAPGDVETVALSMALSAIAYRPVTGDLLGISEGKVVTIDPSSGEITDLMAQFADDAMLGAGAVAFDFNNAIDAVRAVSASGANLVYFPEGFGDNDERAGSVLRFTDAFYAEGDANAGRAPSIFANAYTNAVAGMTASATAQYALDSETDALVTLANNAGELGTVGAVTVGGMSVDLAASGGFDIVSPEEGTDLAFAILQIEGAETAGLYSIDLGTGAATPLADLGMGNFSGFAISSGM; encoded by the coding sequence ATGCGTCACCTTCTCACATCCGCGGCTCTCGTCGCCTCTGCCACTGCCGTGCAGGCCGATGGGCACGCGGGCATCATGGGCTATGCCCTGGCCAATGATGGGCAGACGCTTGTCACCATGGGCTCCATCGCAGCACCCGGAGACGTCGAGACCGTCGCGTTGAGCATGGCGCTCTCCGCCATCGCGTACCGGCCCGTGACAGGCGACCTCCTCGGGATCTCGGAGGGCAAGGTTGTCACCATCGATCCGTCTTCCGGCGAGATCACTGATCTCATGGCGCAGTTTGCGGATGACGCCATGCTCGGCGCGGGCGCGGTGGCTTTTGATTTCAACAACGCCATCGACGCAGTGCGCGCCGTCTCCGCCTCGGGCGCGAACCTCGTCTATTTCCCCGAGGGTTTCGGCGACAATGACGAGCGCGCGGGCTCTGTGCTGCGCTTTACCGATGCCTTCTACGCCGAAGGCGATGCCAATGCGGGCCGCGCGCCCAGCATCTTTGCCAATGCCTACACCAATGCCGTGGCCGGCATGACCGCGAGCGCCACGGCACAGTATGCGCTCGATAGCGAAACGGACGCGCTCGTGACGCTGGCCAACAATGCGGGTGAACTTGGCACCGTGGGGGCCGTCACCGTGGGGGGCATGAGCGTCGATCTCGCCGCGTCAGGGGGCTTTGACATCGTCTCCCCCGAAGAGGGGACCGATCTCGCCTTCGCCATTCTCCAGATCGAGGGGGCAGAGACCGCAGGGCTTTATTCCATCGATCTCGGCACCGGGGCTGCAACGCCCCTCGCCGATCTCGGGATGGGCAACTTTTCCGGATTTGCGATTAGCTCGGGTATGTGA
- a CDS encoding BamA/TamA family outer membrane protein — protein MFPTTLRSALAVSLIFIFGPALSQELRVDGASEDLVERLEGEALVLSAGPEETSGDVITTAKGDYGRLLAVLYEEGFFSASVSIRFGGREASSLTSFNAPPSLGAPVVDIDLGQRFTFGRAVIAPLAPGTTAIEGFAPGVTAGTAQVRDAARQAVDDWRDASHAKAEITDQQIIARHSASELDVALGVDPGPPLRFGRLITPPDATVSERRLQQIAGMPRGEPFSPAAVRDVRRRLVDTGTFNSVVVREAAEPNANGTLDLELGLEAAPLRRLGFGAQIETTNGLALEAFWINRNFFGGAERLRFDAEIDGIGGETGGVDFRFATTLTIPGFRRADDTLDLTAAIERIDDETFEENLVELTARRSRRVNDTLVIGQAVGFRFSGSEDAFGSRTFGHLILGADAERDRRDDPLNPSSGTFGFLEAQPFIAVAGGDTGLKFDGDLRAYRALGGRTVLASRAQFGTILAAEREGTPPDFLYFSGGGGTVRGQGFESLGVDAEEGTTGGRGFAGLSLELRQEITEAIGVVGFFDYGFISESATFEDGEGHSGAGLGLRYNTALGPLRVDVGVPVGDSSDGTNYALYIGLGQAF, from the coding sequence TTGTTCCCAACGACCCTCCGCTCCGCTCTCGCTGTAAGCCTCATTTTCATATTCGGTCCCGCACTCTCGCAAGAGCTGCGTGTCGACGGCGCGAGCGAGGACCTCGTGGAGCGTCTGGAGGGCGAGGCGCTCGTCCTGTCTGCGGGGCCCGAGGAGACATCCGGCGATGTCATCACGACGGCGAAGGGCGATTACGGCCGCCTGCTTGCCGTGCTCTACGAGGAAGGCTTCTTCAGCGCGTCCGTGTCGATCCGCTTCGGTGGGCGCGAGGCGAGCAGCCTTACCTCCTTCAACGCGCCGCCCTCTCTCGGCGCGCCGGTCGTCGATATCGACTTAGGTCAGCGGTTCACGTTCGGCCGCGCGGTCATCGCGCCTCTTGCACCGGGCACGACGGCCATCGAAGGATTTGCGCCGGGGGTCACGGCAGGCACCGCGCAAGTCAGAGATGCCGCGCGGCAGGCGGTGGATGACTGGCGCGATGCCTCCCACGCCAAGGCCGAGATCACCGACCAGCAGATCATCGCCCGTCACAGCGCATCCGAGCTTGATGTGGCGCTGGGCGTCGATCCGGGGCCCCCGCTCCGCTTCGGACGGCTGATCACCCCGCCGGATGCCACGGTCAGCGAGCGGCGCTTGCAGCAGATCGCAGGCATGCCCCGCGGCGAGCCGTTTTCTCCGGCGGCCGTCCGCGATGTCCGGCGCAGGCTTGTCGACACGGGGACGTTCAACTCCGTCGTCGTGCGCGAGGCAGCCGAGCCCAACGCGAACGGGACGCTCGACCTCGAACTCGGTCTCGAGGCCGCTCCTCTGCGGCGGCTGGGCTTTGGCGCCCAGATCGAGACGACGAACGGGCTTGCGCTCGAGGCCTTTTGGATCAACCGGAATTTCTTCGGAGGGGCGGAGCGTCTGCGCTTTGACGCGGAGATCGATGGCATCGGTGGCGAGACCGGCGGTGTGGATTTCCGCTTTGCCACGACGCTCACGATCCCCGGCTTCCGACGCGCCGACGATACGCTGGACCTCACCGCCGCCATCGAGCGGATCGATGACGAGACATTCGAAGAGAATCTCGTCGAACTCACGGCCCGTCGGTCGCGGCGCGTGAACGATACGCTGGTGATCGGTCAGGCCGTGGGTTTTCGTTTTTCGGGATCCGAGGACGCCTTCGGATCCCGCACCTTTGGACATCTCATTCTCGGCGCCGACGCCGAACGCGACCGGCGCGATGATCCGCTCAATCCCTCCTCCGGTACGTTCGGCTTTCTCGAGGCGCAGCCCTTCATCGCGGTGGCGGGCGGCGATACGGGGCTGAAGTTCGACGGCGATCTGCGTGCCTATCGCGCGCTGGGCGGGCGCACCGTGCTCGCGTCGCGGGCCCAATTCGGCACCATCCTCGCGGCCGAGCGTGAGGGCACCCCGCCGGACTTTCTGTACTTCTCGGGCGGCGGTGGCACGGTGCGCGGGCAGGGCTTTGAATCCCTCGGCGTTGACGCGGAAGAGGGCACGACTGGCGGGCGCGGCTTCGCGGGTCTGTCGCTCGAACTCCGCCAGGAGATCACCGAAGCCATCGGCGTCGTGGGTTTCTTCGATTACGGCTTCATCTCCGAGAGCGCGACCTTCGAGGACGGTGAAGGTCACAGCGGCGCGGGCCTCGGTCTGCGCTACAACACTGCGCTCGGCCCGCTCCGCGTCGACGTGGGTGTGCCCGTGGGCGACAGCTCGGACGGCACGAATTACGCACTCTACATTGGTCTGGGGCAGGCATTCTGA
- a CDS encoding translocation/assembly module TamB domain-containing protein produces MRVLALLFILLAPAAWAQSGQIERLIENQLSGDGRVVEVDGFAGALTAEATMEALRISDDEGLWLELRDVRLNWNRGALLRGRLEVTELTAANLNVLRGPVPQEGVEVPEAEASGFRIPDLPVAIQIDRLAVDEIFLGAPLLGEEVRATAEISAALADGALAVTLDAARVDDRPGTAIIDLSYSPETEELGVELRVAEPAGGIVATALALPGLPSVGLDIEGAGPLDAFAADFVLATDGEERLGGRATLNEDGAAGRAFAVDLSGDIRPLLEPSNRAFFGPETFLTASGNAGADGALTLEDLRLEAAQLLLTGSAALADGAPQSIDLTGLLAREGRAAIPGTEVTLARSELSVAFDASVSEFWDLSLTTQDVDAGTVTVGSATITGRGQIAPGTARPFAGDIQAVVSGLDFPGDPALAEAVGAEAELVTALSAEDGSFSFTGLELALENGTANGSAVITPTDGRVALRAALTVEAPDISPFSAIAGRDLAGEVSANLDGDMEVPGGAIVFTLGGRTNGLDVGIEPAAGLVSPETTFGLGFARDENGTRIDDLVIENAELRATADGEVSSADGALDVTANLRDVGLLTDLVDGPVSLEVSLGDALGARRLEGALSAAFGLDATVSGPLSGPGAEVTLNGALQEVERFVPQLSGVAELAASVALEDVPTLAAELAVAPGLRATVNGPLAGEAQALDILAEIADLAAFAPPLPGPARISARVSDFEAGPLIEADITATPGLTARVEGRPTQPGAVVIVRANADDLGFIVPLLEGPANVDAELRDLTGALDIAADVTATPGLSARITGQPLGAASRIDLAAEAASLGFLAPQLAGSASVTATLSDLTGAQQVEASLSSATGLSADVSGALSDALELQARVASLARFVPGLAGGAAVSANVSDLRGTPDLRARATTDSGARVDIDAEAGLPGGAVRADASGTLPLAIANAFASGRSLEGTASFDLGLAGPPSLDAVSGTIRTAGARVFDPTLGLTLSPIDADIDLSGGQARLDASAALDGVPIRISGTAGLASPFAVDLGLRTVRLPVAYLDVLTSEVTADLQVAGSMQNQLAVGGLVRVEDVEIRIPDTGLGGATAIPSIRHEGAPRDVRETLARAGLRLDGREPDGGGGGPRIPLDVTVEAINQIFVRGRGLDAGFEGGLRITGTAATPIPAGQFNLTRGRLDFLGRRLDLDEGRITIAGTFLPRIDIAAVSQVEDITARIGLSGPVDAPELELSSSPELPEDEILARVLFGRGIETLSPLQVARLVSSLRQLSGAGGAGFLESARAGLGVDDLDLRTDAETGEAALAIGAELDEDIYTEVEVGSGGNTTLSLNFDLNETTTLRGSASSDGETGVGIFWQRDY; encoded by the coding sequence ATGCGCGTTCTCGCACTCCTCTTCATCCTCCTGGCTCCGGCGGCATGGGCGCAGAGCGGGCAGATCGAACGCCTCATCGAAAATCAGCTCTCGGGCGACGGTCGGGTCGTCGAAGTGGATGGTTTCGCGGGCGCCCTCACCGCGGAGGCCACCATGGAGGCGCTGCGCATCTCCGATGACGAGGGCCTTTGGCTCGAGCTCCGCGACGTGCGCCTGAATTGGAACCGGGGTGCGCTGCTGCGTGGCCGCCTCGAGGTGACAGAGCTGACCGCCGCCAACCTCAACGTGCTGCGAGGGCCCGTTCCGCAGGAAGGGGTCGAGGTGCCGGAGGCGGAGGCGTCGGGCTTTCGGATCCCGGATTTGCCAGTGGCGATCCAGATCGACAGGCTCGCGGTGGACGAGATTTTCCTCGGCGCGCCGCTCCTCGGCGAGGAGGTCCGCGCCACGGCCGAGATTTCCGCCGCGCTGGCGGACGGCGCGCTGGCCGTGACCCTCGATGCCGCGCGCGTCGACGATCGGCCCGGGACCGCGATCATAGACCTGAGCTATTCACCCGAGACCGAAGAGCTCGGCGTCGAGCTCCGCGTGGCCGAGCCCGCAGGCGGGATCGTGGCCACGGCGCTTGCGCTTCCCGGTCTGCCTTCGGTCGGTCTCGATATCGAAGGAGCCGGTCCGCTCGATGCTTTTGCCGCGGATTTCGTCTTGGCCACGGACGGTGAGGAGCGCCTCGGCGGACGGGCGACGCTCAACGAAGACGGTGCAGCCGGACGGGCTTTCGCCGTCGACCTGTCGGGCGATATCCGCCCGCTTCTTGAGCCCTCGAACCGCGCGTTTTTCGGACCCGAGACCTTCCTCACGGCATCGGGCAATGCGGGCGCCGACGGTGCGCTGACGCTTGAGGACCTGCGTCTTGAAGCGGCGCAGCTCCTCCTCACAGGCTCCGCGGCGCTTGCAGACGGTGCCCCACAAAGCATTGATCTCACGGGGCTTCTCGCCCGTGAGGGCCGTGCCGCGATCCCCGGCACCGAGGTCACGCTGGCCCGAAGCGAGCTTTCCGTCGCCTTCGATGCGTCCGTCTCTGAATTCTGGGACCTGAGCCTCACCACGCAAGACGTCGATGCCGGCACGGTGACCGTGGGCTCTGCGACGATCACGGGCCGTGGACAGATTGCCCCCGGCACCGCGCGGCCCTTTGCCGGAGACATTCAGGCCGTGGTCAGCGGGCTCGATTTTCCCGGGGACCCGGCTCTTGCGGAGGCCGTGGGCGCGGAGGCCGAGCTTGTCACGGCCCTGTCGGCGGAGGATGGCAGCTTCTCATTCACGGGTCTGGAACTCGCCTTGGAGAACGGGACGGCCAACGGATCCGCTGTCATCACGCCCACCGATGGCCGCGTGGCCTTGCGGGCAGCGCTCACCGTCGAGGCGCCGGACATCTCGCCGTTCTCGGCGATCGCGGGGCGCGATCTCGCCGGAGAGGTGTCGGCCAATCTCGACGGTGACATGGAAGTCCCCGGCGGTGCCATCGTCTTCACGCTCGGTGGCCGCACGAACGGGCTCGATGTCGGGATCGAGCCGGCGGCCGGCCTTGTCAGCCCGGAGACCACCTTCGGCCTCGGTTTTGCGCGCGATGAAAACGGCACGCGGATCGACGACCTCGTCATCGAAAACGCGGAGCTCCGCGCCACCGCCGACGGCGAGGTCTCGTCCGCCGATGGCGCGCTGGACGTCACCGCCAACCTCCGTGACGTGGGGCTTCTCACCGACCTCGTCGATGGACCCGTGAGCCTGGAGGTCTCCCTGGGCGACGCGCTCGGAGCACGCCGCTTGGAGGGCGCGCTTTCGGCGGCGTTCGGGCTCGACGCAACAGTGTCTGGCCCGCTCTCCGGGCCCGGTGCTGAGGTGACCCTGAACGGCGCCCTCCAAGAGGTCGAACGCTTCGTGCCGCAGCTGAGTGGCGTCGCTGAACTCGCGGCCTCGGTGGCGCTTGAAGACGTGCCCACGTTGGCCGCAGAACTCGCAGTGGCCCCCGGTCTCCGGGCCACGGTGAACGGTCCCCTAGCCGGCGAGGCGCAGGCGCTGGATATCCTGGCCGAGATCGCCGATCTCGCCGCTTTCGCGCCGCCGCTGCCCGGCCCCGCGCGCATCTCGGCGCGTGTGAGCGATTTCGAAGCGGGCCCGCTCATCGAGGCAGACATCACGGCCACGCCGGGGCTTACGGCACGTGTGGAGGGGCGGCCAACGCAGCCGGGCGCTGTCGTCATCGTGCGGGCGAATGCCGATGACCTCGGCTTCATCGTCCCGCTCCTCGAAGGCCCGGCGAACGTCGATGCGGAGCTGCGCGATCTCACCGGGGCTCTCGACATCGCGGCGGACGTCACGGCCACGCCCGGCCTGTCTGCGCGGATCACGGGCCAGCCGCTGGGTGCGGCTTCCCGCATCGATCTCGCGGCGGAGGCTGCCTCGCTCGGGTTTCTGGCACCACAGCTCGCTGGGAGCGCGTCGGTCACGGCAACGCTAAGCGACCTCACTGGCGCGCAGCAGGTGGAGGCCAGCCTCTCGAGCGCCACGGGGCTCTCCGCGGATGTGTCTGGCGCGCTCTCGGACGCGCTGGAGCTGCAGGCGCGCGTCGCGTCTCTCGCCCGCTTTGTGCCCGGTCTTGCTGGCGGCGCGGCGGTCTCGGCGAATGTGAGCGATTTGCGGGGCACGCCCGATCTCCGCGCGCGTGCCACCACCGATAGCGGGGCGCGCGTGGACATTGACGCAGAAGCGGGCCTTCCGGGCGGCGCGGTCCGGGCAGACGCCTCGGGCACGCTGCCACTGGCCATCGCCAATGCCTTCGCGTCCGGGCGGTCCCTCGAGGGGACGGCATCTTTCGACCTCGGCCTCGCGGGGCCACCCAGCCTAGACGCGGTGTCCGGAACGATCCGCACCGCGGGTGCTCGGGTCTTTGATCCCACGTTGGGGCTGACACTGAGCCCGATCGACGCGGATATCGATCTCTCGGGCGGGCAGGCGAGGCTCGATGCCTCCGCCGCCCTGGATGGCGTTCCGATCCGGATTTCCGGCACGGCAGGCTTGGCGTCGCCGTTCGCCGTCGACCTCGGCCTCAGGACAGTGCGTTTGCCGGTCGCCTATCTCGATGTCCTCACCAGCGAGGTCACAGCCGATCTGCAGGTGGCGGGCTCCATGCAAAACCAGCTCGCCGTGGGTGGGCTCGTGCGCGTGGAAGACGTGGAAATCCGCATCCCCGATACGGGCCTCGGCGGCGCAACCGCGATCCCATCCATCCGGCACGAAGGCGCGCCACGGGATGTGCGCGAGACCCTTGCGCGGGCTGGTCTGCGGCTGGACGGGCGGGAGCCCGATGGCGGAGGCGGCGGCCCGCGCATCCCCCTCGATGTGACCGTCGAGGCCATCAACCAGATTTTCGTGCGCGGCCGTGGATTGGATGCAGGCTTCGAGGGTGGGCTCCGCATCACCGGGACCGCGGCAACGCCGATCCCGGCGGGGCAGTTCAACCTCACACGCGGGCGGCTCGATTTCCTCGGGCGCCGCCTCGATCTGGACGAAGGGCGTATCACCATCGCGGGGACGTTTCTGCCGCGGATCGACATCGCGGCCGTCTCTCAAGTGGAAGACATCACCGCGCGGATCGGTCTGTCGGGGCCCGTCGATGCCCCCGAGCTGGAGCTGAGTTCTTCGCCCGAGCTTCCCGAGGACGAGATCCTCGCCCGCGTCCTCTTCGGTCGTGGGATCGAGACGCTGAGCCCCTTGCAGGTGGCGCGGCTCGTCTCTTCGCTGCGCCAGTTGAGCGGTGCCGGCGGCGCCGGTTTCCTCGAAAGCGCGCGGGCAGGCCTCGGCGTCGATGACCTCGACCTGCGCACGGACGCAGAGACGGGGGAGGCGGCGCTCGCCATCGGAGCAGAGCTTGATGAGGACATCTATACCGAGGTGGAGGTCGGCTCCGGAGGCAATACGACGCTCAGCCTGAACTTTGATCTCAACGAAACCACCACCTTGCGCGGCTCGGCCTCGAGCGACGGCGAGACCGGTGTCGGCATCTTCTGGCAAAGAGATTATTGA
- a CDS encoding alpha-amylase family glycosyl hydrolase — translation MTTKDEWWRGSVTYQVYPRSFQDTSGDGVGDIKGITERLDHIASLGVDAVWLSPVFTSPMKDMGYDVSDYTGIDPLFGTMADFDEMIEEAHKRGLKIITDQVISHASDEHPFFEESRQSRDNPKHDWFIWADPKPDGTPPTNWMSVFGGPAWTWDTRRKQYYMHNFLSAQPDWNFHNKAVQDYHLECMEYWLKRGVDGFRLDTVNYYFHDKLLRDNPANYLDWGPHAAKPVDMQFCLFSKSQPENLTFLERIRQLLEKYDARTTVGEVGDNHQSISLMGKYTSDNRLHMAYSFELLGPDYAPDFFRERIENFFKGAPQGWPCWAFSNHDVPRHAGRFLPHGKSLDAIAKQSAALLLTFQGSVCLYQGEELGLVDTELEFHELTDVQGIAYWPEPVGRDNNRTPIPWEKKGKNAGFSDAKSTWLPVKQPAKDRAVDVQEKDKDSVLNFYRAMIKLRAEHEDLRTGAQTFLDLPDPVIGYDRGDDFTCVFNLSKRKVSVRLPCPVSPLIEVDVSCSKDRVDLGPNGFVIARKS, via the coding sequence ATGACAACTAAAGACGAGTGGTGGCGGGGCTCCGTGACCTACCAGGTTTACCCGCGGTCTTTCCAGGACACGAGCGGCGACGGCGTGGGCGATATCAAGGGCATCACGGAGCGGCTGGACCACATTGCGTCGCTCGGCGTCGATGCCGTCTGGCTGTCGCCTGTCTTCACATCGCCCATGAAGGACATGGGCTATGACGTCTCCGACTACACCGGCATTGACCCGCTCTTTGGCACCATGGCCGATTTCGACGAGATGATCGAAGAGGCGCATAAACGCGGTCTGAAGATCATCACCGACCAAGTGATCAGCCATGCCTCCGACGAGCATCCGTTCTTCGAGGAAAGCCGGCAGAGCCGCGACAACCCAAAGCATGACTGGTTCATCTGGGCCGATCCCAAGCCCGACGGCACACCGCCCACGAACTGGATGAGCGTCTTTGGCGGGCCGGCATGGACCTGGGACACCCGCCGCAAGCAATACTACATGCACAACTTTCTGAGCGCGCAGCCGGACTGGAACTTTCACAACAAGGCGGTGCAGGACTACCACCTCGAGTGCATGGAATACTGGCTCAAGCGCGGGGTGGATGGCTTCCGTCTCGATACGGTGAACTACTACTTCCATGACAAGCTCTTGCGGGACAATCCGGCCAACTACCTCGATTGGGGTCCGCATGCGGCCAAGCCCGTGGACATGCAGTTTTGCCTCTTCTCGAAATCGCAGCCGGAAAACCTGACCTTCCTCGAGCGGATCCGGCAGCTCCTCGAGAAATACGATGCGCGCACCACGGTGGGCGAGGTCGGGGACAACCATCAATCCATCTCGCTCATGGGCAAGTACACGTCCGACAACCGCCTGCACATGGCCTACTCTTTCGAGCTTCTGGGGCCGGACTACGCGCCCGATTTCTTCCGTGAGCGGATCGAGAACTTCTTCAAGGGCGCGCCTCAGGGCTGGCCCTGCTGGGCGTTTTCGAACCATGACGTGCCGCGGCATGCCGGGCGTTTCCTGCCCCATGGCAAGTCTCTTGACGCCATCGCGAAGCAATCGGCGGCGCTGCTTCTGACCTTCCAAGGGTCGGTCTGCCTCTACCAGGGCGAGGAGCTCGGCCTCGTGGATACCGAGCTCGAGTTCCACGAACTCACCGACGTCCAAGGTATCGCCTACTGGCCCGAGCCCGTGGGCCGCGACAACAACCGCACGCCGATCCCGTGGGAGAAAAAGGGCAAGAATGCAGGCTTCTCCGACGCCAAATCGACGTGGCTACCGGTCAAGCAGCCGGCCAAGGATCGCGCCGTTGACGTGCAGGAGAAGGACAAGGACAGCGTCCTCAACTTCTACCGCGCCATGATCAAGCTTCGTGCCGAGCACGAAGACCTGCGGACCGGCGCTCAGACCTTCCTCGACCTGCCGGATCCCGTCATCGGCTATGACCGCGGAGACGACTTCACCTGCGTCTTCAATCTGTCCAAGCGGAAGGTGAGCGTGCGGCTGCCCTGCCCCGTGTCGCCGCTGATCGAGGTGGATGTGAGCTGCTCGAAGGACCGCGTTGACCTCGGCCCCAATGGCTTTGTCATCGCGCGGAAGTCCTGA